In Thioalkalivibrio paradoxus ARh 1, the following are encoded in one genomic region:
- a CDS encoding group II intron maturase-specific domain-containing protein, with translation MLANILLDDLDRELERRGQRFTRYADDLVILVKTLRAGDRVKASVTRFLARKLALLVNEQKTRVVKTNDCQFLGFTFRGTKLRWSDRAFEDFKHNVRRLTGRSWGVSMQYRFMKLAQYVRGWMGYFGISDYYRPIPELDHWLRRRVRMCYWKQWRHVRTKVRNLLALGTFKRQAILTALSSKSYWRLSRTLATQSGMTNEWLQRQGLISVRDLWMKAHGYA, from the coding sequence TTGCTCGCCAACATTCTGCTGGACGATCTCGATCGTGAGCTGGAACGGCGAGGACAACGATTCACCCGCTATGCGGATGATCTCGTGATCCTCGTCAAGACGCTCCGCGCCGGGGACCGGGTGAAGGCGAGCGTGACTCGCTTTCTTGCCCGCAAGCTGGCGCTGCTGGTCAACGAGCAAAAGACCCGGGTGGTCAAAACCAACGACTGTCAGTTTCTCGGATTCACCTTCCGGGGAACGAAACTGCGCTGGTCTGACCGCGCCTTCGAGGACTTCAAGCACAACGTTCGGCGATTGACCGGACGATCTTGGGGCGTCTCGATGCAATACCGGTTCATGAAGCTCGCCCAGTACGTTCGTGGTTGGATGGGCTATTTCGGCATCTCGGACTACTACCGTCCGATCCCCGAGCTCGACCACTGGCTGCGCCGCCGGGTGCGCATGTGCTACTGGAAACAGTGGCGCCATGTGCGCACCAAGGTCCGCAACCTGCTCGCCTTGGGGACGTTCAAACGCCAGGCGATCCTGACGGCGCTCAGCAGCAAGAGCTATTGGCGCTTGTCGCGGACGCTGGCGACACAGAGCGGAATGACGAATGAGTGGCTGCAACGCCAAGGGCTGATCAGCGTCCGCGATCTGTGGATGAAGGCCCATGGCTACGCTTGA
- a CDS encoding ribonucleoside-diphosphate reductase subunit alpha produces MHSEAPPVSPSVPTEIRHAPDAGTRAELLATSPGQHQVIRRNGKVTGFDAAKISVAITKAFLAVEGGGAAASRRIHEIVQELTGQVTENLFRRAGSGAITVHIEDIQDQVELVLMRGGHHKVARAYVLYREKQAEKRAAEAAKQKPATAAADVLHVTRADGTRAPLDEARMATLVDEACRGLDEVDGARVLAEARRNLFDGVAEKDVGTALVMAARPMIEQEPNYSQVTARLLMDNLRREALSFLAGMPQEATQAEMAGRYPEYFRAYVKRAAELELLDSQLTRYDLDALGKALKPERDLQFTYLGLQTLCDRYFIHSGGTRFELPQAFFMRVAMGLAINEIDREARAIEFYELLSSFDFMSSTPTLFNSGTLRPQLSSCYLTTVPDDLDGIFEAIKDNALLSKFAGGLGNDWTRVRGMGSHIKGTNGKSQGVVPFLKVANDTAVAVNQGGKRKGAVCAYLETWHIDVEEFIELRKNTGDDRRRTHDMNTANWIPDLFMQRVVEEGDWTLFSPSETPDLHDLVGPAFAKRYAEYEEKAARGEIKVFKKLKAVDLWRKMLAMLFETGHPWMTFKDPCNLRSPQGHVGVVHSSNLCTEITLNTSDDEIAVCNLGSVNLAAHVTDGALDLAKLERTVNTAMRMLDNVIEYNYYSVPQARRANLRHRPVGLGIMGFQDALYAMRLPYASEDAVAFADTSMEAVSYFSIQASTRLAEERGRYTSFEGSLWSQGVLPIDSIARLAEARGQYLQQDTSATLDWDALRERVQTVGMRNSNTMAIAPTATISNICGVSQSIEPTYQNLFVKSNLSGEFTVINPYLVRDLKERGLWDEVMVNDLKYYDGSVQPLDRVPEDLKALYATAFELDTRWLVEAASRRQKWIDQAQSLNLYMAEPSGKKLDNLYKLAWVRGLKTTYYLRSMGATHVEKSTVADASRANKLNAVNGNGKANGSAQPAEPSAPKACSILDPDCEACQ; encoded by the coding sequence ATGCACAGCGAAGCCCCGCCCGTTTCCCCGTCGGTCCCGACCGAAATCCGCCATGCCCCCGACGCCGGGACCCGTGCCGAGCTGCTCGCGACCTCGCCCGGGCAGCATCAGGTCATCCGCCGCAACGGCAAGGTCACCGGCTTCGACGCCGCGAAGATCAGTGTCGCGATCACCAAGGCGTTTCTGGCCGTGGAGGGCGGCGGCGCAGCCGCCAGCCGGCGCATCCACGAGATCGTGCAGGAGCTCACCGGCCAGGTGACCGAGAACCTGTTCCGGCGCGCGGGCAGCGGCGCGATCACCGTGCACATCGAGGACATCCAGGACCAGGTCGAGCTCGTGCTGATGCGCGGTGGCCACCACAAGGTCGCGCGCGCGTACGTGCTGTACCGCGAGAAGCAGGCCGAGAAGCGCGCCGCCGAGGCTGCGAAACAGAAGCCGGCCACAGCCGCCGCGGACGTGCTGCACGTAACCCGTGCCGATGGCACGCGGGCGCCACTCGACGAGGCGCGCATGGCCACGCTGGTCGACGAGGCCTGCCGCGGGCTCGACGAGGTCGACGGCGCGCGCGTGCTGGCCGAGGCCCGGCGCAACCTGTTCGACGGCGTCGCCGAGAAGGACGTCGGCACCGCGCTGGTGATGGCCGCGCGGCCGATGATCGAGCAGGAGCCGAACTACTCGCAGGTAACCGCGCGCCTGCTGATGGACAACCTGCGCCGCGAGGCATTGAGCTTCCTGGCCGGCATGCCGCAGGAGGCGACGCAGGCCGAGATGGCCGGGCGCTACCCCGAGTACTTCCGCGCCTACGTGAAGCGCGCCGCTGAACTCGAACTGCTCGATTCGCAGCTCACCCGCTACGACCTCGACGCACTCGGCAAGGCGCTGAAGCCCGAACGCGACCTGCAGTTCACCTACCTCGGCCTGCAGACGCTGTGCGACCGCTACTTCATCCACTCAGGCGGCACCCGCTTCGAACTGCCGCAGGCGTTCTTCATGCGCGTCGCGATGGGGCTCGCGATCAACGAGATCGACCGCGAAGCGCGCGCGATCGAGTTCTACGAACTGCTGTCGAGCTTCGACTTCATGAGCTCGACGCCGACGCTGTTCAACTCCGGCACCCTGCGCCCGCAGCTCTCGTCCTGCTACCTGACCACCGTGCCCGACGACCTCGACGGCATCTTCGAGGCGATCAAGGACAACGCGCTGCTGTCCAAATTCGCCGGCGGCCTCGGCAACGACTGGACCCGCGTGCGCGGCATGGGCTCGCACATCAAGGGCACCAACGGCAAGAGCCAGGGTGTGGTCCCGTTCCTGAAAGTCGCGAACGACACCGCCGTCGCGGTCAATCAAGGAGGTAAGAGGAAGGGCGCGGTCTGCGCCTACCTCGAGACCTGGCACATCGATGTCGAGGAGTTCATCGAGCTGCGCAAGAACACCGGCGACGACCGGCGGCGCACGCACGACATGAACACCGCGAACTGGATCCCGGACCTGTTCATGCAGCGGGTGGTGGAGGAGGGCGACTGGACGCTGTTCTCACCAAGCGAAACGCCCGACCTGCACGACCTCGTCGGCCCCGCGTTCGCCAAGCGCTACGCCGAATACGAGGAGAAGGCCGCGCGCGGCGAGATCAAGGTCTTCAAGAAGCTCAAGGCCGTCGACCTCTGGCGCAAGATGCTCGCAATGCTGTTCGAGACCGGGCATCCCTGGATGACCTTCAAGGACCCCTGCAACCTGCGCAGCCCGCAGGGGCACGTCGGCGTGGTGCACAGCTCCAACTTGTGCACCGAGATCACCCTGAACACCTCCGACGACGAGATCGCCGTCTGCAACCTCGGCTCGGTGAACCTCGCCGCGCATGTGACCGACGGCGCGCTGGATCTCGCCAAGCTCGAGCGCACCGTGAACACCGCGATGCGCATGCTCGACAACGTGATCGAATACAACTACTACAGCGTGCCCCAGGCGCGGCGCGCGAACCTGCGCCACCGCCCGGTTGGCCTCGGCATCATGGGCTTCCAGGATGCGCTCTATGCGATGCGCCTGCCGTATGCGAGCGAGGACGCGGTGGCCTTCGCCGACACCTCGATGGAGGCGGTTTCCTATTTTTCGATCCAGGCCTCGACGCGGCTCGCCGAGGAACGCGGCCGCTACACCAGCTTCGAGGGCTCGCTCTGGAGCCAGGGTGTGCTGCCGATCGACTCGATCGCGCGGCTGGCCGAGGCGCGCGGTCAGTACCTGCAGCAGGACACCAGCGCCACGCTCGACTGGGATGCACTGCGCGAGCGGGTGCAGACCGTCGGCATGCGCAACTCGAACACCATGGCGATCGCGCCCACCGCGACCATCTCCAACATCTGCGGCGTGTCGCAGAGCATCGAGCCGACCTACCAGAACCTGTTCGTGAAATCGAACCTCTCGGGCGAGTTCACCGTGATCAACCCCTACCTGGTGCGCGACCTGAAAGAGCGCGGCCTGTGGGACGAGGTGATGGTGAACGACCTGAAGTACTACGACGGCTCGGTGCAGCCGCTCGACCGCGTGCCCGAGGACCTGAAAGCGCTGTACGCGACCGCGTTCGAGCTCGACACGCGCTGGCTGGTCGAGGCCGCGTCGCGCAGGCAGAAGTGGATCGACCAGGCGCAGAGCCTGAACCTGTACATGGCCGAGCCGTCGGGCAAGAAGCTCGACAACCTGTACAAGCTCGCCTGGGTGCGCGGCCTGAAGACGACGTACTACCTGCGCTCGATGGGCGCGACCCACGTCGAAAAGAGCACCGTCGCCGACGCCAGCCGCGCGAACAAGCTCAACGCCGTGAACGGCAACGGCAAGGCCAACGGCAGCGCCCAGCCCGCGGAGCCCTCGGCCCCGAAAGCCTGCTCGATCCTCGACCCCGACTGCGAGGCCTGCCAATGA
- a CDS encoding FitA-like ribbon-helix-helix domain-containing protein, with the protein MPTSLTLKNIPDDVYRRLKASAEAHRRSLNNEAIVCLEAMLVPSKRTPGERLARARALRAELKAGEFRAHDTEAFKRQGRP; encoded by the coding sequence ATGCCCACGTCCCTGACTCTGAAGAATATTCCCGACGACGTGTACCGGCGCCTGAAGGCGTCCGCTGAAGCACACCGGCGCAGTCTGAACAACGAAGCGATCGTGTGCCTTGAGGCGATGCTTGTGCCCAGCAAGCGGACACCGGGCGAGCGGCTTGCCCGAGCACGCGCGCTCCGGGCGGAACTGAAGGCTGGCGAGTTTCGGGCACACGACACGGAGGCGTTCAAACGGCAGGGTCGTCCATGA
- a CDS encoding ribonucleotide-diphosphate reductase subunit beta, producing MLNWDDPIAAAATNKQPAVRPGMGLQENDALMQTAGAAPSVNPDPAAFHATEAPATADDQAPAGNIGLEDPEMGAERIRVDDKKIINCRADLNQLVPFKYKWAWQKYLDGCANHWMPQEINMNADIALWKDPNGLTEDERQIVKRNLGFFSTADSLVANNLVLAVYRHITNPECRQYLLRQAFEEALHTHAYQYCVESLGLDEGEIFNMYREVPSVARKAEWALPFTRHLADPHFHTGTPENDQKLLRELIAFYVIFEGIFFYVGFVQILSMGRRNKMTGVAEQFQYILRDESMHMNFGIDVINQIKIENPQLWTPEFKQEMADMIREAVELEAQYARDTMPRGVLGMNAGMFEEYLHFIANRRCAQIGLPELYPGADNPFPWMSEVLDLKKEKNFFETRVTEYQTGGALSWD from the coding sequence ATGCTCAACTGGGACGACCCCATCGCCGCTGCCGCCACCAACAAGCAGCCCGCCGTGCGCCCCGGCATGGGCCTGCAGGAGAATGACGCGCTGATGCAGACCGCCGGCGCCGCCCCGAGCGTGAACCCGGACCCCGCCGCATTCCACGCCACCGAGGCCCCGGCAACCGCGGACGACCAGGCCCCCGCCGGCAACATCGGCCTCGAAGACCCGGAAATGGGCGCCGAGCGCATCCGCGTCGACGACAAGAAGATCATCAACTGCCGCGCCGACCTGAACCAGCTCGTACCCTTCAAGTACAAGTGGGCCTGGCAGAAATACCTCGACGGCTGCGCGAACCACTGGATGCCGCAGGAAATCAACATGAACGCGGACATCGCGTTGTGGAAGGACCCGAACGGCCTTACCGAGGACGAGCGCCAGATCGTCAAGCGCAACCTCGGCTTCTTCTCCACTGCCGACTCGCTGGTCGCGAACAACCTGGTGCTCGCCGTCTACCGCCACATCACCAACCCCGAGTGCCGCCAGTACCTGCTGCGCCAGGCCTTCGAGGAGGCACTGCACACCCACGCCTACCAGTACTGTGTGGAGAGCCTCGGCCTCGACGAGGGCGAGATCTTCAACATGTACCGCGAAGTGCCGAGCGTCGCGCGCAAGGCCGAGTGGGCACTGCCGTTCACCCGCCACCTCGCCGACCCGCACTTCCACACCGGCACGCCCGAGAACGACCAGAAGCTGCTGCGCGAGCTGATCGCGTTCTACGTGATCTTCGAGGGTATCTTCTTCTACGTCGGCTTCGTGCAGATCCTGTCGATGGGCCGGCGCAACAAGATGACCGGCGTCGCCGAACAGTTCCAGTACATCCTGCGCGACGAGTCGATGCACATGAACTTCGGCATCGACGTGATCAACCAGATCAAGATCGAGAACCCGCAGCTGTGGACGCCCGAGTTCAAGCAGGAAATGGCCGACATGATCCGCGAGGCCGTCGAACTCGAAGCCCAGTACGCCCGCGACACCATGCCGCGCGGCGTCCTCGGCATGAACGCCGGCATGTTCGAGGAATACCTGCACTTCATCGCCAACCGCCGCTGCGCCCAGATCGGCCTGCCCGAACTCTACCCCGGCGCCGACAACCCCTTCCCGTGGATGAGCGAAGTCCTCGACCTGAAGAAGGAGAAGAACTTCTTCGAGACGCGGGTCACCGAGTATCAGACCGGTGGGGCGCTGAGCTGGGATTGA
- a CDS encoding UPF0158 family protein, with product MALPVSIQDVVDAMQLPNDDWCSYLNVDTGEIVTVTDEDQRLIEGDVDLDDVPAWQREALPKAREALESDRFLPLPGPFDIHEWSIMEEFADGLSDEDSRAEVLDALRGRGAFRHFRSTIERLGIESDWYRYRDSAFERIAKEWLDANNVPYR from the coding sequence ATGGCACTGCCAGTTTCGATCCAGGATGTCGTGGATGCCATGCAGCTTCCGAACGATGATTGGTGTTCATACCTTAACGTCGACACGGGTGAGATCGTGACCGTGACCGATGAGGATCAACGTCTGATCGAAGGCGATGTCGATCTGGACGACGTGCCAGCCTGGCAGCGCGAAGCGCTGCCCAAGGCTCGCGAGGCCCTGGAGTCGGACCGTTTCCTCCCACTTCCCGGACCGTTCGATATTCACGAATGGTCGATCATGGAAGAATTCGCCGACGGCCTCAGCGATGAGGATTCACGCGCGGAGGTTCTGGACGCATTACGGGGTCGGGGTGCATTTCGCCATTTCCGGTCCACGATCGAGCGTCTGGGGATCGAAAGCGACTGGTACCGATACCGGGACTCGGCGTTCGAGCGGATCGCGAAGGAGTGGCTGGACGCCAACAACGTGCCGTATCGCTAG
- a CDS encoding type II toxin-antitoxin system VapC family toxin → MIVVDSDVLAYLHLPGEFTDEAERLLEADSDWHVPILWRSEFRNILAGYLRRGVLSFDRACAIQREAEELLNGGEHEVDSMQVLELVRASDCSAYDCEFAAVAQALGATLVTTDAKLLKAFPAITRSLVAR, encoded by the coding sequence ATGATCGTCGTGGATTCGGACGTATTGGCCTATCTCCACCTTCCAGGCGAGTTCACCGACGAAGCGGAGCGCTTACTGGAGGCAGATTCGGACTGGCACGTCCCGATTCTCTGGCGAAGTGAGTTCCGGAACATATTGGCCGGGTACCTGCGTCGAGGCGTCCTGAGCTTCGACCGGGCATGCGCGATACAGCGAGAGGCCGAGGAGCTGCTGAATGGGGGTGAGCACGAGGTCGACTCGATGCAGGTACTGGAACTCGTGAGGGCCAGCGATTGCTCAGCATACGACTGTGAGTTCGCGGCAGTTGCACAAGCGCTTGGAGCCACCCTGGTAACGACGGACGCCAAGCTTCTGAAGGCGTTTCCCGCAATCACCAGATCGCTCGTTGCGCGCTGA
- a CDS encoding ZIP family metal transporter, whose translation MNDDHLSRSGMLSLGMLAALLALAVFVAATGAIWPALQVWLADLSTLQLGILASFVAGMFTAVGAIPIFFMRRLSREVEDSLMGFGAGVMLAATAFELVLPAAGIAESDLGSPWLAALLVGTGIALGGGFLLALHRLVPHEHFVTGPQSGADPKKIRRVWLFVFAIALHNLPEGLAVGVGFGGDELSDGVALAIGIGLQNIPEGLVVAVALLSLGYSRWTAFGVTLLTGLVQPVGGLIGAGAVTVMEMLLPWGLAFAAGAMLFVISHEIIPESHRKGHEGKATFGVLLGFIVMLTIDMVLD comes from the coding sequence ATGAACGACGACCACCTGTCCCGCTCCGGCATGCTGAGCCTTGGCATGCTGGCAGCGCTGCTGGCGCTAGCCGTGTTCGTGGCCGCGACCGGTGCGATCTGGCCGGCGTTGCAGGTGTGGCTGGCAGACCTCAGCACGCTGCAATTGGGTATTCTCGCAAGCTTCGTCGCCGGCATGTTCACCGCGGTGGGCGCGATCCCGATCTTCTTCATGCGCCGCCTGTCGCGCGAGGTCGAGGACTCGCTGATGGGGTTCGGGGCCGGGGTGATGCTGGCGGCCACGGCCTTCGAGCTGGTGCTGCCGGCCGCCGGGATCGCGGAATCGGATCTCGGCAGCCCCTGGCTCGCTGCGCTGCTCGTTGGCACTGGCATCGCGCTGGGGGGTGGGTTCCTGCTCGCGCTGCACCGGCTGGTGCCGCACGAGCACTTCGTGACCGGCCCGCAGAGCGGGGCCGACCCGAAAAAGATCCGCCGGGTCTGGCTGTTCGTATTCGCGATTGCGCTGCACAACCTGCCCGAGGGGCTGGCTGTGGGTGTCGGTTTCGGCGGCGACGAACTCAGCGACGGCGTCGCGCTTGCGATCGGGATCGGGCTGCAGAACATCCCCGAAGGGTTGGTGGTTGCGGTCGCGTTGCTCTCGCTCGGCTACAGCCGCTGGACCGCGTTCGGCGTCACGCTGCTTACCGGGCTCGTGCAGCCGGTGGGTGGCCTGATCGGTGCCGGTGCGGTCACGGTGATGGAAATGCTGCTGCCGTGGGGCCTCGCGTTCGCCGCCGGCGCGATGCTGTTCGTGATCAGCCACGAGATCATCCCCGAGTCGCATCGCAAAGGCCACGAGGGCAAGGCCACCTTCGGCGTGCTGCTCGGCTTCATCGTGATGCTGACCATCGACATGGTGCTCGACTAG
- a CDS encoding type II toxin-antitoxin system HicB family antitoxin, with the protein MAPNFDYPFELRPLEKEDGGGWLIVFPDLPGCMSDGETPEEAIVNGRDAVAAWMAAAKEAGREIPRPGELPSGKFIARIPRSLHARLTARAKQEGVSMNALVSAFLSESLGRREGAEKAL; encoded by the coding sequence ATGGCACCGAATTTTGACTATCCCTTCGAACTGCGACCCCTCGAGAAGGAGGATGGCGGAGGCTGGTTAATCGTCTTCCCGGATTTGCCGGGTTGTATGTCGGACGGAGAAACTCCCGAAGAAGCTATTGTCAACGGTCGTGACGCGGTTGCCGCCTGGATGGCGGCCGCCAAGGAAGCGGGCCGAGAGATTCCCCGCCCAGGAGAATTGCCCAGTGGCAAGTTCATTGCCCGCATTCCGCGCAGCTTGCACGCGCGACTGACTGCCCGTGCAAAGCAAGAGGGGGTCAGCATGAACGCTTTGGTCTCTGCCTTCCTCTCTGAGAGTCTCGGCCGAAGGGAAGGCGCGGAGAAAGCCCTTTAA
- the nadC gene encoding carboxylating nicotinate-nucleotide diphosphorylase, protein MNRTTQRNASRVKDPFGEPLEPPDPETIHVAVQAALREDLGSGDLTATLVPAEQKARGELHLREPAVVCGQAWFSACFRALAPGVRVQWRVAEGERVDAPGVVAEVSGPVRAILSAERSALNLLQTLSGTATETARLVALLAGGHSRLLDTRKTLPGLRAAQKYAVRCGGGYNHRLGLWDAVLIKENHILACGSIQVAVERARTLGKGRWIEVETENLDDVDQALDAGADVVMLDNFALEDLREAVGRIRGRAVSEASGNVTDDSLPEIAATGVDYISVGGLTKNLRAIDFSLRLV, encoded by the coding sequence ATGAACAGGACCACGCAGCGCAACGCCAGCCGAGTGAAGGATCCGTTCGGCGAACCTCTCGAGCCCCCGGATCCGGAAACGATCCATGTCGCAGTCCAGGCAGCACTGCGTGAGGATCTCGGCTCAGGGGATCTCACCGCAACGCTGGTTCCGGCCGAGCAGAAGGCACGGGGCGAGCTGCACCTGCGCGAACCCGCGGTTGTCTGCGGACAGGCCTGGTTCAGTGCCTGCTTCCGCGCACTGGCGCCCGGGGTCCGCGTTCAGTGGCGGGTGGCGGAAGGGGAACGCGTCGATGCCCCGGGCGTGGTGGCCGAGGTCAGCGGGCCGGTGCGCGCGATCCTTTCCGCCGAACGCAGCGCGTTGAACCTGTTGCAAACCCTATCCGGAACCGCGACCGAAACCGCCCGCCTGGTGGCCTTGCTGGCCGGCGGCCACTCGCGGCTGCTGGACACCCGCAAGACGCTGCCCGGCCTGCGTGCCGCGCAGAAATACGCCGTGCGTTGCGGCGGTGGCTACAACCATCGCCTCGGGCTCTGGGACGCGGTGCTGATCAAGGAGAACCACATCCTGGCCTGTGGCTCGATCCAGGTTGCAGTGGAACGCGCGCGGACACTGGGCAAGGGCCGCTGGATCGAGGTCGAGACGGAGAACCTCGACGACGTCGACCAAGCGCTGGACGCCGGAGCCGACGTGGTGATGCTCGACAATTTCGCGCTGGAGGATCTGCGCGAGGCCGTCGGGCGAATCCGCGGGCGTGCGGTGTCCGAGGCCTCCGGAAACGTGACCGACGACAGCCTTCCGGAGATCGCCGCGACGGGCGTCGACTACATTTCCGTCGGAGGGCTCACCAAGAACCTGCGCGCAATCGACTTCTCCTTGCGCCTCGTCTGA
- a CDS encoding ferredoxin--NADP reductase produces the protein MPDFASVPEHFIPARIERIDQVTPLIKVFLLRTDPLRFHSRAGQWLDLAIPQQGREPCVGGYSVVSAPSGDGLLQLAIKYADHHPATYHLHTRARPGDEVFVTAGQGPFYFEPGMGREVVLLGAGIGVTPLVSILRLIHAEAPEVRAHLVYSVASRREVLFPEELAELSHAPNIDVTLTVTRDAEDWLGHTGRISHRLLESLNLPREALHYYCGSREFIEDMTELLREWGIPEAQLHYEKWW, from the coding sequence ATGCCGGATTTCGCGTCTGTGCCCGAGCATTTCATTCCCGCGCGCATCGAGCGGATCGACCAGGTGACTCCGCTGATCAAGGTCTTCCTTCTGCGGACCGACCCGCTACGTTTCCACTCCCGTGCCGGGCAATGGCTGGATCTCGCGATCCCGCAGCAGGGGAGAGAGCCCTGTGTCGGCGGCTACTCGGTCGTGTCCGCGCCAAGTGGCGACGGTCTTCTGCAACTCGCGATCAAATATGCCGATCACCATCCGGCCACCTATCACCTGCACACGCGTGCGCGGCCGGGCGACGAAGTGTTCGTGACGGCGGGGCAAGGGCCGTTCTATTTCGAGCCCGGCATGGGCCGCGAGGTCGTGCTGCTCGGCGCCGGCATCGGGGTCACGCCGCTGGTGAGCATCCTGCGCCTGATTCATGCCGAGGCACCGGAGGTGCGGGCGCATCTGGTCTACAGCGTCGCGTCGCGCCGCGAGGTGTTGTTTCCGGAGGAACTCGCCGAGCTGTCGCACGCGCCGAACATCGACGTGACACTGACCGTGACCCGGGACGCCGAGGACTGGTTGGGGCACACCGGACGCATCAGCCACCGGCTGCTGGAGTCGCTGAACCTGCCCCGGGAGGCGCTCCACTACTACTGCGGCTCGCGCGAGTTCATCGAAGACATGACCGAGTTGCTGCGTGAGTGGGGCATCCCCGAAGCCCAGCTCCACTACGAGAAGTGGTGGTAG
- the mazG gene encoding nucleoside triphosphate pyrophosphohydrolase, translating into MDIHDPDPIRRLRAIMARLRDPEGGCPWDRAQTPETIVPYTLEEAYELAEAIAGGETDLIRAELGDLLFQVVFQARLGEEAGSFDLDDIASAIADKLVRRHPHVFGDTEFAHDAEREAAWESAKAHERRERERHGTLDDIPLAMPALARALKLQRRAARVGFDWDEPAAVLQKIREEIREVQVEQGRGAQPERLADEVGDVLFAVVNWARHLGVDPETALRGSNRKFERRFRSMETLATERGQRFASLSSVQLEALWSEIKRSESITH; encoded by the coding sequence ATGGATATCCACGACCCTGATCCGATTCGCCGTTTGCGCGCGATCATGGCTCGCCTCCGGGATCCGGAGGGCGGCTGCCCCTGGGATCGTGCACAGACGCCGGAGACGATCGTTCCCTACACCCTCGAAGAAGCGTACGAGCTGGCCGAGGCGATCGCCGGCGGCGAGACCGACCTGATCCGCGCCGAGCTGGGCGACCTGCTGTTCCAGGTGGTGTTCCAGGCCCGCCTCGGGGAAGAGGCCGGAAGCTTCGACCTCGACGACATCGCCTCGGCCATTGCAGACAAGCTGGTTCGGCGGCATCCGCATGTGTTTGGCGACACCGAATTCGCCCACGACGCCGAACGCGAAGCCGCGTGGGAGTCCGCGAAGGCGCACGAGCGCCGGGAACGGGAACGCCACGGCACGCTCGACGACATCCCGCTGGCGATGCCCGCGTTGGCACGCGCGTTGAAACTGCAGCGGCGCGCGGCCCGGGTCGGCTTCGACTGGGACGAGCCCGCCGCCGTCTTGCAGAAAATCCGCGAGGAGATCCGCGAGGTCCAGGTCGAGCAGGGTCGGGGGGCGCAGCCCGAGCGCCTGGCCGACGAGGTCGGCGACGTGTTGTTTGCCGTGGTCAACTGGGCGCGGCACCTGGGGGTAGACCCGGAGACTGCCCTGCGCGGCAGCAACCGGAAGTTCGAGCGCCGGTTCCGCTCGATGGAAACGCTGGCCACGGAACGCGGCCAGCGCTTTGCCTCCTTGAGTTCGGTGCAGCTCGAGGCCCTGTGGTCCGAGATCAAGCGCTCGGAGTCCATCACCCACTGA
- a CDS encoding DUF4160 domain-containing protein — protein MALARNIGYSAQDLRRIRRIVEARQQDLLEAWHGYFGSERR, from the coding sequence GTGGCGCTGGCGCGGAACATAGGCTATTCAGCTCAGGACCTGCGGCGTATCCGCCGGATCGTCGAGGCTCGGCAGCAAGACCTCCTGGAGGCATGGCATGGGTACTTTGGCAGCGAACGCCGATGA
- a CDS encoding DUF2442 domain-containing protein — protein sequence MGTLAANADERVASVEFTEDSLVVGLMDGRRISVPLEWYPRLAHATPDQLAVWEICGGGYGIHWPELDEDLSTEGLLRGAPAPAVGA from the coding sequence ATGGGTACTTTGGCAGCGAACGCCGATGAGCGTGTCGCCTCGGTGGAATTCACGGAAGACTCTCTGGTCGTCGGCTTGATGGACGGGCGGCGGATCTCCGTTCCACTTGAATGGTACCCGCGCCTGGCGCACGCCACTCCGGACCAACTCGCCGTCTGGGAGATCTGCGGCGGCGGCTATGGGATTCATTGGCCCGAGCTGGATGAAGATCTGAGCACCGAGGGCCTATTGCGCGGGGCGCCGGCACCGGCGGTCGGGGCGTAG